The Ignicoccus hospitalis KIN4/I genome includes the window GCTGGTTAGTGGCGGGTCGAGGGCCGTGGAGGTGTACGCGGAGGGTAAGAGCATAAGCGAGGCGGCGGAAAAGGCCAACGCGTGCGCGTCCAAGGTGAAGTTCGTGAACTGGAAGAGCGTGTGGAGGCCCGATATAGGCGGTGAGTGGTACATAAGGAGGAGGAGCGAGGTGGCCGAACTAATGAGGTCGGTCTGGGGCTTGAGGTAGAGGTTTCGAAAGGAAATTAATTTTGAGAAAGTTTGGCCTTAAGCGGAGCAAGGACAATGGTGGAGACGTCTGTAGAGCTGAGCAAAGTGGCGTTTTACGTAATTACGTTGCTACTAGCATTGGCCTTCATACAGTACTCTTTGATCAATTACAACACTGGAGAACTGTGGTACCCCTTCGTCGCAGGTCCTCTCATGGGGATCTCTTTCCTCCTCTTAGTAGCTATAACGGCCTTCGGAGGAGACTACCAACTCGCCGCGTTACTGAACATACTGTTTATAGTGTTGACACTGACCGCCTACGCCGTAACCTTCGAAACGTCCTCAATAATCGATTACGAGTACGTAGCGTTCATGCTATCCTTGAACTTGCTGTTGGTAGTATACATGGACAGGAAAGAGGGCAGCGTGGACCTTGCCCCTATGTTCTTGCGCCTCTCGCTCCTCGTGACTTACGTGCCCTTCCTACTATTCGTGCTTTTGGCGTTCAAGTACGGTTACTATTATAGCTACCTAGCTATGATAATGGCATTGATATTATCGCTAAGCAATTTCTTGCTCCTAATTCCAACCTTTACCCAGAGCCTCTTACAAACGCTCGTGTTGGAGTCGTTCGTGATGTTCGTGTTCCTAATTTACGTCCTCGCGTCAAGTCCAATAGGGCCCGACGTGTGCGAGTGGATAATTCGGGCCACACTCCTTTCCAGCTATTTAACCCTATTATGGACCGCCTTTAGGAGCAGATGGGAATGATAACGCTAAGCTGGGGCTCTCTGGCGGCCTTGATTAGGAGGGCGGACGTAGTCGTAGAGACCGTAGACGCCCGGGTGCCGCTCAACACTCGGAGCAGGAGGCTCGAGCGCCTAGTAGAAACCATGGGTAAGCCCGTAATTATAGCCCTGAACAAGGCCGACTTGGTCCCCCGCGAAGTGGCCGAAGAGTGGACGAGGATCTTTAGGGGGGAGGGTTACGAGGCGGTTTACCTAGCCGCCAGGGAGCACAAGGGAACCCGCGTGCTTAGGAAGAAGATAAACAGAGCGACGGATGTGAGGCCCGTCGTAGTGGCGGTGGTGGGCTACCCCAAGACCGGGAAGAGTACGGTGATAAACGCCTTAAGGGGGAGGGCCGGCGCGAGCACCTCTCCCGTACCCGGCAGCCCAGGCTTCACCAAGAGGCCCGGCCTCTACAGGGGGCCCGGTCAGATATACTTCCTCGACACGCCCGGCGTAATACCGCCCGACGGGAACCCCCTCGAGAAGACCTTGAGGGGCGCGCCGCCCGAGAAGCTCAAGGACCCGGTTGGCGTCGCCGCGGAGCTCTACAAGTTCATCAAGAAGTACAACCCCGAAGCCTTCGAAGAGGCTTACGGCTTCGACACCGGAGAGCCCTACTCTTTCTTGGAGGAGCTGGCGAGGAGGAGGGGTTGGTTCTACAAGAGCGATCACGAGCCGCTGGTGGAGGAAGCGGCCAAAGCCCTTCTCTACGATTACCACAAGGGCAAAATACCGTTCTACGTGCCGCCCGGTGAGTATTGGAGATGAGGAGGGCTGGTATTGGTGAGCGCGGCGATGAACGCGGATGCCAGGGCCGAGTCCCCCGCTTGCTCGTACTCTATCCTCAGAGGAAGATGCCTCGTTCGGTCCTCATCTTAGGAGCTTATTTGACCAAGCTAGGCGCGATAACTTCCTTGAAGTCCTACGAGGAGCTCAGTTGCCGCGACTTGGAACGCTTCGACCTGGTCGTCGCTAGGGGTTTGCCGTACTACTACGACTCCGTGAGGATGCTCTCCTTGATAGAGTGCTTAAGAACAGCGAGGAAGGTGATAAACGACCCGCAAGCCACGCTCGTAGCGCGCAACAAGTACGTTTCTATGAAAGTGCTCGAATCAAACGGCGTACCGGTACCGAAGACCTTTCTAGTGAGGACTAGGTTCGAATTGCTAGAAAAGGTAAAGGAGCTAGGCGAAGTCGTCGTAAAGCCTCTCTCCAACAGCCTCGGCTTGGGGGTCAACAGAGTTGACGAGAGGTCCATCCACTACCTAATCCCCCTGTTGCCTTATACCTTCGACTTGGTCATTCAAGAGTACGTGGAGAAGGTCCGAGACGTCCGGTCCTTCGTGATAGGGAACAGAGCAGTAGCTTCTATGTATAGAATATCGCCTTTCAAGTTCGCCACTAACTACGCCCAAGGCTCTGACGTAGACCCGGCGCCTCTCGAAGAGTACTCGGAGATCTCGGTGAAGGCCGTAAGGGCGTTGGGGCTGAGCTACGGCGGCGTGGACTTGGTGGAGAGCCCCGAGGGCCCCAAGGTAATAGAAGTTAACCCGTCCCCCCTCTGGTTCGGGGTCTCGAGGGCTTGTAACGTCGACGTTGGGTTCGAGCTGGCGAAGTTCTTGTTTGAGGAGGCCTGTGAGGACTAGACGGGACCCGATCGGTGAGGAGCAGGCTAGGATCCGAGGCACAAAGTTTATTAAAGGTTCGTGGCTCCCATGCCCCGGAGCCGGGGTCGCCTAGCCTGGCCAGGGCGCCGGCCTGCTAAGCCGGTGGGGGAAACCCCGCGCGGGTTCAAATCCCGCCCCCGGCGCCATCCTTCCCGCCGCTCACTCAAATCCTCGAAACCTACGAAAAAAGGAACTCACGCTAGGAGAGTATTGAGGATCAACATTAATAAAAATGTCCTTTAGTGAAGGCTCTCCTCGACGGCCCTCAACGCCTCCTCTATAGTGGTCCTAGGCTTGACTCTCACTACCACTTTTCCGTGTTTCTTCATGAAGTCT containing:
- a CDS encoding ATP-grasp domain-containing protein, which codes for MTKLGAITSLKSYEELSCRDLERFDLVVARGLPYYYDSVRMLSLIECLRTARKVINDPQATLVARNKYVSMKVLESNGVPVPKTFLVRTRFELLEKVKELGEVVVKPLSNSLGLGVNRVDERSIHYLIPLLPYTFDLVIQEYVEKVRDVRSFVIGNRAVASMYRISPFKFATNYAQGSDVDPAPLEEYSEISVKAVRALGLSYGGVDLVESPEGPKVIEVNPSPLWFGVSRACNVDVGFELAKFLFEEACED
- a CDS encoding GTPase, yielding MITLSWGSLAALIRRADVVVETVDARVPLNTRSRRLERLVETMGKPVIIALNKADLVPREVAEEWTRIFRGEGYEAVYLAAREHKGTRVLRKKINRATDVRPVVVAVVGYPKTGKSTVINALRGRAGASTSPVPGSPGFTKRPGLYRGPGQIYFLDTPGVIPPDGNPLEKTLRGAPPEKLKDPVGVAAELYKFIKKYNPEAFEEAYGFDTGEPYSFLEELARRRGWFYKSDHEPLVEEAAKALLYDYHKGKIPFYVPPGEYWR